From Vicinamibacteria bacterium, one genomic window encodes:
- a CDS encoding AarF/UbiB family protein produces MQPTFILLALSLAGRTQYDLPTPLSHYQQGFDVEAEGRAILLELAASVPEPARSKLFMAPDLEEALALVDEVQWQRLRPRIASLLLHGSRVLEVIPEAASDWLPLVHDAFLVFLEGLEEKRFLDRVISQLRLPVDADRGQRVLNFIAETPSLQKLAQILARNPSLDPDFRNALQTIENGLETIGYEEVMEVIGREIDAATVKRYQIVFADHVLAEASVGAVVEARYVGESGEPLRAACKVLKPRAVSALEQDLTILDAVLRYLENHADFYEIGSMPLVDTFEEIREALSREVKVLDERENLKRAALYYRDNEAVVVPEVLPFSSASVTCMDFIEGVKVTDAFPGHPRERARLARRLSDALTFDVLFSDKDDSFFHGDPHAGNVFHVEDGGAPFRIALIDWGLAAEFDREEREKLTQLMVGLYLGNTKRLANNVDVLVEWEPEGPEDRARMRALLEKELPEIQGGGLFELLDEVMAVLAREGHSIRYEAAIFVKSQLTISGILAELDPELKQDEYVMGRISSQVWKETPKRLLNTIWFPSWNSHDYRSLLSNEDVKDVQFQRIGRAFKKMGGAVWTAVSFRWLF; encoded by the coding sequence TTGCAACCAACGTTCATACTTCTCGCACTTTCGCTCGCGGGGCGAACTCAGTACGACCTCCCGACGCCCCTCTCGCATTACCAACAGGGCTTCGATGTCGAGGCCGAGGGACGGGCAATCCTGCTGGAGCTTGCCGCGTCGGTGCCGGAGCCGGCCCGCTCGAAACTCTTCATGGCCCCGGACCTGGAAGAGGCGTTGGCGCTGGTCGACGAGGTGCAGTGGCAACGGCTTCGGCCGCGCATCGCGAGCCTGCTGCTCCATGGCTCCAGAGTGCTGGAGGTCATCCCCGAGGCCGCGTCGGACTGGCTCCCTCTTGTTCACGACGCGTTTCTCGTTTTCCTCGAAGGGCTCGAGGAGAAACGTTTCCTCGACCGCGTGATTTCACAGCTGCGTCTCCCCGTCGACGCCGATCGCGGCCAGCGGGTGCTCAATTTCATCGCCGAAACGCCCAGTCTCCAGAAGCTCGCGCAGATACTGGCCCGCAACCCGTCGCTCGATCCGGATTTTCGTAACGCGCTCCAGACCATCGAGAATGGGCTCGAGACGATCGGGTACGAGGAGGTGATGGAGGTGATCGGTCGGGAGATCGACGCCGCGACCGTCAAACGGTATCAGATCGTCTTCGCCGACCATGTTCTCGCCGAAGCGAGCGTCGGTGCCGTCGTGGAGGCTCGCTACGTCGGCGAGTCGGGCGAGCCCCTGCGCGCGGCCTGCAAAGTGCTGAAGCCGCGAGCGGTATCGGCTCTGGAGCAGGACCTGACCATTCTCGATGCGGTACTTCGCTATCTCGAGAACCACGCCGACTTCTACGAGATCGGCTCGATGCCTTTGGTCGACACGTTCGAGGAGATCCGTGAGGCGCTCTCGCGCGAGGTGAAGGTCCTGGACGAGAGGGAGAACTTGAAGCGAGCCGCGCTCTACTATCGGGACAACGAAGCGGTCGTGGTCCCCGAAGTTCTCCCGTTCTCCTCGGCCAGCGTTACCTGCATGGACTTCATCGAGGGCGTCAAAGTGACCGATGCGTTCCCCGGTCACCCGCGGGAGCGAGCGCGCCTCGCGCGTCGCCTCAGCGACGCTCTTACCTTCGACGTGCTCTTCTCCGACAAGGACGACTCTTTCTTCCACGGCGATCCCCACGCGGGCAACGTCTTTCACGTCGAAGACGGGGGCGCTCCCTTTCGCATCGCCCTCATCGACTGGGGCCTCGCCGCCGAGTTCGATCGCGAAGAGCGCGAGAAGCTGACCCAGCTGATGGTAGGCCTCTACCTCGGGAACACGAAGAGGCTCGCCAATAACGTCGACGTTCTCGTCGAGTGGGAGCCCGAAGGCCCCGAAGACCGCGCCCGCATGAGGGCATTGCTCGAGAAGGAGCTCCCCGAGATTCAGGGTGGGGGACTGTTCGAGCTTCTCGACGAGGTGATGGCGGTGCTCGCACGCGAGGGGCATTCGATCCGGTACGAGGCCGCCATCTTCGTGAAATCGCAACTAACGATTTCAGGGATTCTCGCCGAGCTCGATCCCGAGCTGAAGCAAGACGAATACGTCATGGGCCGTATCTCAAGCCAGGTCTGGAAGGAGACGCCGAAGAGACTCCTCAACACGATATGGTTCCCTAGCTGGAACTCTCACGACTATCGGAGCCTTTTGTCCAATGAAGACGTCAAGGACGTCCAGTTCCAGCGAATCGGGCGAGCTTTCAAGAAGATGGGCGGCGCCGTCTGGACCGCCGTCAGCTTTCGCTGGCTATTCTGA